In Streptomyces longhuiensis, the following proteins share a genomic window:
- a CDS encoding MFS transporter has translation MTEPGRRSWLLRLVIAFSFAQGAVSMARPAVSYRALALGADERAIGVIAGVYALLPLFAAVPLGRRTDHGRCAPLLPVGVVLIAGGCALSGTADSLIAMAAWSGVMGLGHLSFVIGAQSIVARQSAPAEQDRNFGHFTIGASLGQLVGPIAAGALIGGPDLGATSALALLVAAAVAAVSFTSLWRIEHPRTTTGAAASAGPRVPVGRILRTRGVPGGIFISLAVLSATDILTAYLPVVGEHRGIAPSVVGLLLSLRAAATIACRLVMTPLIDWLGRAALITATCLLAAVLCAGIALPVPVWALGVILVLLGFCLGVGQPLSMTTVVQAAPADARSTALALRLTGNRLGQVAAPASAGLIAGVAGTAAPFVMLGGLLMVAAALGFRGSGGKRPEGARGTERSATTSPAPAHDSPTDKGA, from the coding sequence ATGACAGAGCCCGGCAGGAGGAGCTGGCTGCTCCGCCTCGTCATCGCCTTCAGCTTCGCGCAGGGGGCGGTGTCGATGGCGCGGCCGGCCGTCTCCTACCGGGCGCTCGCGCTCGGCGCGGACGAGCGCGCGATCGGTGTGATCGCGGGTGTGTACGCGCTTCTTCCGCTGTTCGCGGCCGTACCGCTCGGCCGGCGTACCGACCACGGCCGGTGCGCGCCCCTGCTGCCCGTCGGCGTCGTCCTGATCGCCGGCGGCTGCGCGCTCAGCGGCACGGCGGACTCGCTGATCGCGATGGCCGCGTGGAGCGGGGTGATGGGGCTCGGCCATCTGTCGTTCGTGATCGGCGCACAGTCGATCGTCGCCCGGCAGTCGGCTCCGGCCGAACAGGACCGCAACTTCGGTCACTTCACGATCGGCGCCTCCCTCGGCCAGCTGGTCGGGCCGATCGCCGCGGGCGCGCTCATCGGCGGGCCCGATCTGGGGGCCACGAGCGCGCTCGCGCTGCTCGTCGCGGCCGCCGTCGCCGCTGTCTCCTTCACCTCTCTGTGGCGCATCGAGCACCCTCGTACGACGACAGGCGCGGCCGCGTCCGCCGGGCCGCGTGTGCCGGTCGGCCGGATTCTGCGTACCCGGGGTGTGCCCGGCGGGATCTTCATCTCGCTCGCCGTGCTGTCCGCGACGGACATCCTCACGGCGTATCTGCCGGTCGTGGGCGAGCACCGGGGGATCGCGCCGTCCGTCGTCGGTCTGCTGCTGAGCCTGCGGGCGGCCGCCACGATTGCCTGCCGGCTCGTCATGACGCCGCTCATCGACTGGCTGGGCCGGGCCGCCCTGATCACGGCGACATGCCTGCTCGCCGCCGTGCTCTGCGCAGGTATCGCGCTGCCGGTCCCCGTGTGGGCCCTCGGCGTGATCCTGGTCCTGCTCGGCTTCTGCCTCGGGGTCGGCCAGCCGCTGTCGATGACGACGGTCGTGCAGGCCGCCCCTGCCGACGCCCGCTCCACGGCCCTGGCCCTGCGGCTGACCGGCAACCGCCTCGGCCAGGTCGCGGCCCCCGCGTCGGCGGGTCTGATCGCGGGCGTCGCGGGTACGGCGGCACCGTTCGTGATGCTCGGCGGGTTGTTGATGGTGGCGGCGGCGTTGGGATTTCGGGGGTCGGGGGGCAAGCGCCCCGAAGGGGCGCGGGGAACGGAGCGATCAGCCACGACGAGCCCCGCACCCGCGCACGATTCCCCGACCGACAAGGGCGCCTAG
- the hmgA gene encoding homogentisate 1,2-dioxygenase translates to MRDARKTAEGLAYLSGFGNEHSSEAVPGALPHGRNSPQRAPLGLYAEQLSGAAFTEPRAHNRRSWLYRIRPSAAHPAFVRADNGALRTAPFTESVPDPNRLRWNPLPEPAPGTDFLAGLWTLGGNGDATQRTGMAVHLYHANSSMTERVFSDADGELLIVPERGGLLLRTEFGLLHVDPGHVALIPRGVRFRVELLDGDARGYVCENYGSPFRLPDLGPIGANGLANARDFMVPVAAYEDTEGPVEVVNKFCGNLWRATYDHSPLDVVAWHGNHVPYVYDLRRFNVIGSVSYDHPDPSIFTVLTSPSDTPGLAGVDFVVFAPRWLVGEDTFRPPYFHRNVMSEYMGLIEGAYDAKAEGFVPGGGSLHNMMSAHGPDRETFDKASAAELRPQKVDDGLAFMFETRWPVTATAQAAQADHLQRGYDDVWSGLERHFRPSH, encoded by the coding sequence ATGCGTGACGCGAGGAAGACCGCCGAGGGGCTCGCCTACCTCTCGGGCTTCGGCAACGAGCACAGCTCGGAGGCGGTGCCCGGCGCTCTGCCCCACGGACGCAATTCGCCCCAGCGCGCCCCGCTCGGTCTGTACGCGGAGCAGCTGAGCGGCGCCGCGTTCACCGAACCGAGGGCGCACAACCGGCGTTCGTGGCTGTACCGGATCCGCCCCTCGGCCGCGCACCCGGCGTTCGTGCGGGCGGACAACGGCGCGCTGCGCACGGCCCCCTTCACGGAGTCCGTCCCCGACCCGAACCGGCTGCGCTGGAACCCGCTGCCCGAGCCGGCTCCCGGCACCGACTTCCTGGCGGGCCTGTGGACCCTCGGCGGGAACGGTGACGCGACCCAGCGCACCGGTATGGCCGTGCACCTCTACCACGCCAACTCCTCCATGACGGAACGGGTGTTCAGCGACGCGGACGGCGAGCTCCTGATCGTCCCCGAGCGCGGTGGCCTGCTGCTGCGCACCGAGTTCGGCCTGCTGCACGTGGACCCGGGCCACGTGGCGCTGATCCCGCGCGGGGTCCGTTTCCGCGTCGAACTCCTCGACGGCGATGCCCGCGGCTACGTCTGCGAGAACTACGGCTCCCCCTTCCGGCTGCCCGACCTGGGCCCGATCGGCGCCAACGGTCTGGCGAACGCCCGGGACTTCATGGTCCCCGTCGCCGCGTACGAGGACACCGAGGGGCCGGTGGAGGTGGTGAACAAGTTCTGCGGAAACCTGTGGCGCGCCACGTACGACCACTCGCCTCTCGATGTCGTCGCCTGGCACGGCAACCACGTCCCGTACGTCTACGACCTGCGCCGTTTCAATGTCATCGGGTCGGTCAGCTACGACCACCCGGATCCGTCGATCTTCACGGTCCTCACCTCGCCGAGCGACACGCCGGGGCTCGCGGGCGTGGACTTCGTGGTGTTCGCGCCGCGCTGGCTGGTCGGTGAGGACACGTTCCGGCCGCCGTACTTCCACCGGAACGTGATGAGCGAGTACATGGGCCTGATCGAGGGCGCGTACGACGCCAAGGCGGAAGGCTTCGTTCCGGGGGGTGGTTCGCTGCACAACATGATGTCGGCGCACGGCCCGGACCGTGAGACGTTCGACAAGGCGTCGGCGGCCGAGCTCAGGCCGCAGAAGGTCGACGACGGGCTGGCGTTCATGTTCGAGACCCGGTGGCCGGTGACCGCGACCGCCCAGGCGGCGCAGGCCGATCACCTCCAGCGCGGCTACGACGACGTGTGGAGCGGCCTCGAACGGCACTTCAGGCCGTCGCACTGA
- a CDS encoding ATP-binding cassette domain-containing protein — MTSTYAVLSEGLEKRYGSGDQVVHALRGLDLAVEEGTVCGLLGPNGAGKTTAVRVLTTLLRPDAGSARVAGHDVLTEAPAVRRRIGVTGQYASVDGDLTGRENLRLFARLLRLPRSRADELLDRFGLTAAADRTARTYSGGMRRRLDLAAILLTRPAVLFLDEPTTGLDPHSRSAIWDAVRELTGQGTTVLLTTQYLEEADQLADSVVLIDGGRAAHRGTPAELKAQTGSYAEVVVAEDAALHAAAVVLDQLTGVRPILDPDRRAVGVVTLDQALTLPRIVRELDASGVPIVDATLRPPTLDEAFLRLTGGRELVA, encoded by the coding sequence ATGACTTCTACGTACGCCGTACTTAGTGAAGGTCTGGAGAAGCGATACGGCTCCGGGGACCAGGTGGTCCACGCCCTGCGGGGCCTCGATCTCGCCGTCGAGGAGGGCACGGTCTGCGGGCTGCTCGGGCCGAACGGCGCGGGCAAGACGACGGCCGTCCGGGTGCTCACCACCCTGCTGCGGCCCGACGCGGGGTCCGCGCGTGTCGCGGGCCACGACGTCTTGACCGAGGCGCCGGCCGTACGCCGCCGGATCGGCGTCACCGGGCAGTACGCGTCGGTCGACGGCGACCTCACCGGGCGCGAGAACCTGCGCCTGTTCGCCCGCCTCCTGCGGCTGCCGCGGAGCCGCGCCGACGAACTGCTCGACCGCTTCGGCCTCACCGCTGCGGCCGACCGCACGGCCCGCACGTACTCCGGCGGCATGCGCCGCCGCCTCGACCTCGCGGCGATCCTGCTCACGCGGCCCGCCGTGCTCTTCCTCGACGAGCCCACGACCGGCCTCGATCCGCACAGCAGGAGCGCCATCTGGGACGCGGTCCGCGAGCTGACCGGCCAGGGGACGACGGTGCTGCTCACCACGCAGTACCTGGAGGAGGCCGACCAGCTCGCCGACTCCGTGGTCCTGATCGACGGGGGCCGCGCCGCCCACCGTGGAACCCCCGCCGAACTCAAGGCGCAGACCGGCAGTTACGCGGAGGTGGTGGTCGCCGAGGACGCTGCCCTGCACGCCGCCGCCGTCGTTCTCGACCAGCTCACCGGCGTCCGGCCGATCCTCGACCCGGACCGCAGGGCGGTCGGCGTCGTCACCCTCGACCAGGCCCTCACCCTGCCCCGCATCGTCCGCGAGCTGGACGCGTCGGGCGTCCCGATCGTCGACGCGACCCTGCGCCCGCCGACGCTGGACGAGGCGTTCCTGCGCCTCACCGGCGGCCGGGAGCTCGTCGCATGA
- a CDS encoding CitMHS family transporter: MLTILGFGMIATFLVLIMMKKVSPIAALVLIPALFCVFVGKGAKLGDYVVAGIGDLAPTAAMLMFAIVYFGLMIDVGLFDPIVRGILRFAKADPVRIVVGTAVLAAIVSLDGDGSTTFMITVSAMYPLYKRLKMSLIVMTGVAATANGVMNTLPWGGPTARAATALKLDASDIFVPMIPALAVGLLFVFALAYVLGRRERKRLGYLSLDEVTEAVTETSDEKVLVGAGASGGKASGSGSGSGSGSDKESSGGAAPSYENEDGETFAALDPNRATLRPKLYWFNALMTVTLLTAMIMEWLPIPVLFILGAALALTVNFPHMPDQRARIAAHAENVLNVSGMVFAAAVFTGVLQGTGMVDHMAKWVVGGIPDWMGPHMALVTGVLSIPFTYFMSNDGFYFGILPVLAEAGNAHGVSTLEVARASLIGQPLHMSSPLVPAVFVLVGMAKVEFGDHTKFTVKWAALTALVILGAGFLFGIL; encoded by the coding sequence ATGTTGACCATCCTCGGCTTCGGCATGATTGCCACCTTCCTGGTGCTGATCATGATGAAGAAGGTGTCGCCGATCGCGGCGCTCGTGCTCATCCCGGCTCTTTTCTGCGTCTTCGTGGGCAAGGGAGCCAAGCTCGGCGACTACGTCGTCGCCGGTATCGGTGACCTCGCGCCCACCGCGGCGATGCTGATGTTCGCCATCGTCTACTTCGGGCTGATGATCGACGTCGGCCTCTTCGACCCGATCGTGCGCGGCATCCTGCGCTTCGCGAAGGCCGACCCGGTCCGTATCGTCGTCGGCACCGCCGTCCTCGCGGCCATCGTTTCGCTCGACGGCGACGGATCCACCACCTTCATGATCACCGTCTCGGCGATGTACCCGCTGTACAAGCGCCTCAAGATGAGCCTGATCGTGATGACCGGTGTCGCCGCGACCGCCAACGGCGTCATGAACACGCTGCCCTGGGGCGGCCCCACCGCCCGTGCCGCGACCGCGCTGAAGCTCGATGCCAGCGACATCTTCGTGCCGATGATCCCGGCGCTCGCCGTCGGCCTGCTCTTCGTCTTCGCCCTCGCCTATGTCCTCGGCCGCCGCGAGCGCAAGCGCCTCGGCTACCTCTCCCTCGACGAGGTCACCGAGGCCGTCACGGAGACCTCCGACGAGAAGGTGCTCGTGGGCGCCGGTGCCTCCGGCGGCAAGGCTTCCGGCTCCGGCTCCGGTTCCGGTTCCGGTTCCGACAAGGAGTCCTCCGGCGGGGCCGCGCCCTCGTACGAGAACGAGGACGGCGAGACCTTCGCGGCCCTGGACCCGAACCGCGCCACCCTGCGCCCCAAGCTCTACTGGTTCAACGCGCTCATGACGGTGACGCTGCTCACCGCGATGATCATGGAGTGGCTGCCGATCCCGGTCCTGTTCATCCTGGGCGCCGCGCTCGCCCTCACGGTGAACTTCCCGCACATGCCCGACCAGAGGGCCCGTATCGCCGCCCACGCCGAGAACGTCCTGAACGTCTCCGGCATGGTCTTCGCCGCCGCCGTCTTCACCGGCGTCCTCCAGGGCACCGGCATGGTCGACCACATGGCCAAGTGGGTCGTCGGCGGCATCCCCGACTGGATGGGCCCGCACATGGCCCTCGTCACCGGCGTCCTGTCCATCCCGTTCACGTACTTCATGTCGAACGACGGCTTCTACTTCGGCATCCTGCCCGTCCTCGCCGAGGCCGGGAACGCGCACGGCGTCTCCACCCTCGAGGTCGCCCGCGCCTCCCTCATCGGCCAGCCGCTGCACATGTCGAGCCCGCTCGTCCCCGCCGTCTTCGTCCTCGTCGGGATGGCCAAGGTCGAGTTCGGCGACCACACGAAATTCACGGTCAAATGGGCCGCGCTCACCGCGCTGGTGATCCTCGGCGCCGGATTCCTCTTCGGGATCCTCTGA
- a CDS encoding type ISP restriction/modification enzyme, producing MPGVTPDSLESLVDAPLLADLMPWSVAPLRLGRAWPLAPDAASLKARWSAFVKAEAAERESLLEPSRARTLRTAVAQLPGRRTPTDDLTHAEGPCPEPVRVLHAPFDEQWLIPDHRLIDAARPELWRVADGSQLFVVEQGFVPGAGGPAVLACAILPEGRSPAGRPGRIRPLYRRPGGREPNVTPGLLTELSGRFGHEVGARDLLAWVLAAARPSPRGPRVPLPDDAGLWASGTALGERILWLLRRGGEGDRPKLPGGRRPYVRAPLPDRPTELLYDREEEALLVGDGRISPVPAEAWDFQVSGVRVIEQWFARRTAAAEPGTLAGIRPGTWPQSWTSELLEIVTVLALLAELRVRQEELMASAAPLVTATDLLGARVLPPAPATRRPASVLDHHEEGPGGQFALL from the coding sequence ATGCCGGGCGTGACGCCCGACAGCCTCGAAAGCCTTGTTGACGCGCCGCTGCTCGCGGACCTGATGCCGTGGTCCGTCGCGCCCCTGCGCCTGGGCCGCGCCTGGCCGTTGGCGCCTGACGCGGCTTCCCTGAAGGCCCGTTGGTCCGCGTTCGTGAAGGCCGAGGCGGCGGAGCGCGAGTCGCTGCTCGAACCGAGCCGGGCGCGCACCCTGCGTACGGCCGTCGCCCAGCTCCCCGGCCGGCGCACCCCGACGGACGACCTGACCCACGCCGAGGGCCCCTGTCCCGAGCCCGTGCGGGTGCTGCACGCCCCGTTCGACGAGCAGTGGCTGATACCGGACCACCGGCTGATCGACGCGGCCCGCCCCGAGCTGTGGCGGGTGGCCGACGGGAGCCAGCTGTTCGTCGTCGAGCAGGGGTTCGTTCCGGGGGCGGGCGGACCAGCGGTGCTCGCCTGCGCGATCCTGCCCGAGGGCCGCTCCCCCGCGGGACGTCCTGGCCGCATCCGCCCGCTGTACCGGCGCCCCGGAGGCCGCGAACCGAATGTGACGCCGGGCCTGCTCACCGAGCTCTCCGGCCGGTTCGGGCACGAGGTCGGGGCGCGTGACCTGCTCGCCTGGGTCCTCGCCGCGGCGCGGCCCTCCCCGCGGGGCCCGCGGGTCCCGCTCCCGGACGACGCCGGGCTCTGGGCCTCCGGCACGGCGCTCGGCGAGCGGATCCTGTGGCTGCTGCGCCGCGGCGGCGAGGGCGACCGACCCAAACTCCCCGGGGGCCGCCGCCCGTACGTACGCGCGCCGCTCCCGGACCGCCCCACCGAGCTGCTCTACGACCGCGAGGAGGAGGCCCTGCTCGTCGGCGACGGCCGCATCTCGCCGGTCCCCGCCGAGGCCTGGGACTTCCAGGTGAGCGGGGTGCGGGTGATCGAGCAGTGGTTCGCGCGCAGGACCGCGGCCGCCGAGCCGGGGACGCTGGCCGGGATCCGGCCCGGCACCTGGCCGCAGTCGTGGACGTCGGAGCTGCTGGAGATCGTCACGGTACTGGCGCTGCTGGCCGAACTGCGCGTGCGGCAGGAGGAGTTGATGGCGAGTGCCGCGCCACTCGTCACGGCGACGGACCTGCTCGGGGCGCGCGTCCTGCCCCCGGCGCCGGCCACGCGCAGGCCGGCCTCGGTCCTCGACCATCACGAGGAGGGCCCGGGCGGCCAGTTCGCGCTGCTCTGA
- a CDS encoding TetR/AcrR family transcriptional regulator has protein sequence MTGRAAEPEVIWARPERAGRGPKPAYSRGDIAAAAVRVADADGIDAVSMRRIAGELGLGTMSLYNYVPRKGDLYELMVDAVSAEYDLSEPTGDWRADLLALARQARALMIRHPWMPRLMSPVYGFSPNALRYLEYCMTCLEPVDLPAGTKMELVASLTGVVTFYVANEIASAERTRSLPWSEEQEFAARTAYLVGRISTGDYPHLAAAFAQSAGPVDMEAAFERALGRTLDGFVTS, from the coding sequence ATGACGGGCCGAGCGGCCGAACCCGAAGTGATCTGGGCGCGCCCCGAGCGCGCGGGACGTGGCCCGAAACCCGCCTACAGCAGGGGGGACATCGCGGCGGCCGCCGTGCGCGTCGCGGACGCGGACGGGATCGACGCCGTGTCGATGCGGCGGATCGCCGGGGAGCTGGGCCTCGGCACGATGTCGCTCTACAACTACGTGCCGCGGAAGGGCGACCTCTACGAGCTGATGGTCGACGCGGTGAGCGCCGAGTACGACCTGTCCGAGCCGACCGGCGACTGGCGCGCCGACCTGCTCGCCCTCGCCCGGCAGGCCCGCGCCCTGATGATCCGCCACCCGTGGATGCCCCGGCTCATGTCACCCGTCTACGGCTTCAGCCCGAACGCGCTGCGGTACCTGGAGTACTGCATGACCTGCCTCGAACCGGTCGACCTGCCGGCCGGGACGAAGATGGAACTCGTCGCGTCCCTCACCGGCGTCGTGACGTTCTACGTGGCCAACGAGATCGCCTCCGCCGAGCGGACCCGTTCGCTGCCCTGGTCGGAGGAGCAGGAGTTCGCCGCGCGGACCGCGTACCTGGTCGGCCGGATCTCGACCGGCGACTACCCGCACCTGGCCGCCGCGTTCGCCCAGAGCGCCGGCCCCGTCGACATGGAAGCGGCTTTCGAGCGGGCCCTCGGGCGCACGCTCGACGGGTTCGTGACTTCCTGA
- a CDS encoding TetR/AcrR family transcriptional regulator — protein sequence MPWTPPVEPVTHSTSLRRAPVQQRSAERLSRILDACAQLLDEGGYEELSTRAVAVRAGVPIGSVYRFFGNKRALVDALAERNLQRYAERVAGRLAGVPEADWRGAMDAVLDEYLAMKRTAPGFSLVDFGNQIPVGADAGPNHRLTDRLTELLAAHLDRTPDDTLRRAFLIAVESADALVRLAFRLDPSGDENVIAETRELLRAYLARVLD from the coding sequence ATGCCGTGGACGCCGCCCGTGGAACCCGTGACCCACTCCACGTCCCTGCGCCGCGCGCCCGTCCAGCAGCGCAGCGCCGAACGCCTGAGCCGGATCCTCGACGCCTGCGCGCAACTGCTCGACGAAGGCGGCTACGAGGAGCTCAGCACCCGGGCCGTGGCCGTCCGCGCCGGGGTGCCCATCGGCTCCGTCTACCGCTTCTTCGGCAACAAGCGCGCCCTCGTCGACGCCCTCGCCGAACGCAACCTCCAGCGCTACGCCGAGCGCGTCGCCGGGCGCCTCGCCGGCGTCCCCGAGGCCGACTGGCGCGGCGCGATGGACGCCGTCCTCGACGAGTACCTCGCCATGAAGCGCACCGCTCCCGGCTTCTCCCTCGTCGACTTCGGCAACCAGATCCCCGTCGGCGCCGACGCCGGCCCCAACCACCGCCTCACCGACCGCCTCACCGAACTGCTCGCCGCCCACCTCGACCGCACGCCCGACGACACCCTGCGGCGCGCGTTCCTGATCGCCGTCGAGTCGGCGGACGCCCTGGTCCGCCTCGCGTTCCGGCTCGACCCGTCGGGCGACGAGAACGTCATCGCGGAGACACGGGAGCTGCTGCGGGCCTATCTGGCGCGGGTGCTGGACTGA
- a CDS encoding ABC transporter permease gives MTTALLYDGTAMLGRHLQRIRHAPAILVMTQTMPIVFLLFFGYVFGSALAMPGADYRAFLVPGMLVATAANGIMTGMFTAAQDSHRGVMDRFRTLPMTRAAVPLGQAAADIVTTAAGLVPVLLVGLAMGWRVEGGTLEAAGAFGLLLLFRFASTWVGILLGLLSRSEEAAGQLGGATFMLPLLSNAYIPTAGFPGWVRVLAEWNPISAVATAVRDLFGNAPVPGGSSWPVAHPVAGSLAWCAVLLAVCVPLAVRRYTTGGR, from the coding sequence ATGACCACCGCGCTCCTGTACGACGGCACGGCGATGCTCGGCCGGCACCTCCAGCGGATCCGGCACGCGCCCGCGATCCTCGTGATGACGCAGACGATGCCGATCGTCTTCCTGCTCTTCTTCGGATACGTCTTCGGCAGCGCCCTGGCGATGCCCGGCGCGGACTACCGCGCCTTCCTGGTGCCGGGCATGCTCGTGGCGACCGCGGCGAACGGGATCATGACCGGGATGTTCACGGCGGCCCAGGACTCGCACCGGGGCGTCATGGACCGCTTCCGTACGCTGCCGATGACCCGCGCGGCCGTGCCGCTCGGGCAGGCGGCGGCCGACATCGTGACGACGGCGGCCGGTCTCGTCCCGGTGCTCCTCGTCGGGCTCGCGATGGGCTGGCGGGTCGAGGGCGGCACACTCGAAGCGGCAGGCGCCTTCGGCCTGTTGCTGCTGTTCCGCTTCGCCTCGACGTGGGTCGGCATCCTGCTCGGGCTTCTCTCGCGCAGCGAGGAGGCGGCGGGCCAGCTCGGCGGCGCGACGTTCATGCTCCCGCTGCTGTCGAACGCGTACATCCCGACGGCGGGCTTCCCCGGCTGGGTGCGCGTGCTCGCCGAGTGGAACCCGATCAGCGCGGTCGCCACGGCCGTACGCGACCTGTTCGGCAACGCCCCCGTGCCCGGCGGCTCCTCCTGGCCGGTGGCGCACCCGGTGGCGGGCTCGCTCGCCTGGTGCGCGGTGCTGCTCGCGGTGTGCGTGCCGCTCGCGGTCCGCCGGTACACGACCGGCGGACGCTGA
- a CDS encoding GntR family transcriptional regulator, with amino-acid sequence MTSFAPDSIVLNRKLPLWYQVSQSLRASILGRSPDDPLRLPTEEQLAGHYGVSVLTMRQALKELEDEGLITRHRRRGTFIEPAARRGAPVRLLGSVDAIVAQQSGMTTELLDHGTVPVPGTIAEYFPQAETVATYHRLRCDEKTGEPTNHARNYIRADLADRVDLDDLVRWPMTKVLRDVVGVRISRITDTVEARLADPETARLLQVPLLSPILHYTGITYDEDGRPLDVAVIHYRGDRFSFTVTLDAH; translated from the coding sequence GTGACCTCTTTCGCTCCGGACTCGATCGTCCTGAACCGCAAGCTGCCGCTCTGGTATCAGGTGTCGCAGTCCCTGCGCGCCTCCATACTGGGGCGCTCCCCTGACGACCCGCTGCGCCTGCCCACCGAGGAACAACTCGCGGGGCACTACGGGGTGAGCGTCCTGACCATGCGGCAGGCGCTCAAGGAGCTGGAGGACGAGGGGCTCATCACCCGGCACCGCAGGCGCGGCACCTTCATCGAGCCGGCCGCGCGGCGGGGAGCGCCCGTGCGCCTTCTCGGCTCGGTCGACGCCATCGTGGCCCAGCAGTCCGGCATGACGACCGAACTGCTGGACCACGGCACGGTTCCGGTGCCCGGCACGATCGCCGAGTACTTTCCGCAGGCCGAGACCGTGGCCACGTACCACCGGCTGCGCTGCGACGAGAAGACCGGCGAGCCGACCAACCACGCGCGCAACTACATCAGGGCCGACCTCGCCGACCGTGTCGATCTGGACGACCTGGTGCGCTGGCCGATGACGAAGGTCCTGCGCGATGTCGTCGGCGTACGCATCAGCCGGATCACCGACACCGTCGAGGCGCGGCTCGCGGATCCGGAGACGGCGCGGCTGCTCCAAGTGCCGCTGCTCAGCCCGATCCTGCACTACACGGGCATCACCTACGACGAGGACGGCCGGCCGCTGGACGTCGCCGTCATCCACTACCGCGGCGACCGGTTCTCCTTCACGGTCACTCTCGACGCGCACTGA